One segment of Ignavibacteria bacterium DNA contains the following:
- a CDS encoding response regulator transcription factor, translated as MAAGRIRILLADDHHLVRHGIASLLESVPNIYIAGEAGDGRELITKYFDLRPDVVVTDISMPGLSGIEAAEKILLKDKDARILFLSVHDSMEIVYKVLRAGGLGLINKTIAKGDLVYAIETVNSGERYFGSGYTEEKLSRIMERYDDDKEEIAGDGPELTDNDLEILKLICEGLQSAEIAEKMNLSKKTIDKHRAAMMKKLNVTNTAQLIRYAYKNNILA; from the coding sequence ATGGCAGCAGGAAGAATACGCATATTGCTTGCGGATGACCACCACCTGGTAAGGCACGGAATTGCAAGCCTGCTTGAAAGCGTTCCTAATATTTATATTGCCGGTGAGGCAGGCGACGGGCGTGAACTTATTACAAAATACTTTGACTTAAGACCGGATGTTGTGGTAACAGACATATCCATGCCGGGCTTGTCGGGCATAGAGGCGGCGGAAAAAATATTGCTGAAAGATAAAGATGCCAGGATCCTTTTCCTCTCTGTCCACGATTCCATGGAGATCGTTTATAAGGTCCTCAGGGCCGGAGGACTGGGACTGATAAATAAGACCATAGCAAAAGGTGACCTGGTATATGCAATTGAGACGGTCAATAGCGGCGAAAGATATTTCGGAAGCGGCTATACTGAAGAAAAGCTTAGCCGTATCATGGAAAGGTATGATGACGATAAAGAGGAGATTGCCGGAGATGGTCCCGAATTAACTGATAACGATCTTGAGATCCTGAAGCTTATATGTGAAGGCCTGCAGAGCGCAGAAATAGCTGAAAAGATGAACCTCAGCAAAAAGACCATAGACAAGCACAGGGCCGCGATGATGAAAAAACTTAACGTAACGAACACAGCCCAGCTGATAAGATACGCCTATAAGAACAACATTCTGGCGTAG
- a CDS encoding T9SS type A sorting domain-containing protein, which translates to MADTVAEVKPCVLRSDDGGHTWKTILSGRMGIGSMTISGRTLFCPVGPKLILKSTNYGESWDTLSFTTPSYAQVDLLFSHNKTLYAAQFGNGLFKSSDEGLSWKDISGNLQLPGLPLIFANSKYVFLEEDGILYRSSDDGESWEKFEIPVEPRLSAYNALAADSLIFLTGFSKGTTKIKVYSANINGTEWRDITAGLPDGIILLPNALAVKENCLFLAAGSNLWKYDLTQLLASQLLAVENNPPAVNTYTLSQNYPNPFNPATTISYTIPKASHVELKVYDMLGREVQTLMSMEQTAGSYKVQFEASHLPSGMYIYEIRAGNFTKNGKMLLLK; encoded by the coding sequence GTGGCTGATACTGTAGCAGAAGTCAAGCCGTGTGTACTCCGCTCAGATGACGGAGGCCATACCTGGAAGACAATTTTATCAGGCCGCATGGGTATAGGGTCAATGACAATAAGCGGAAGGACTCTTTTCTGTCCTGTTGGACCAAAGCTTATTCTTAAGAGCACCAATTATGGAGAATCCTGGGATACTCTGTCTTTTACTACCCCTTCCTACGCCCAGGTGGATTTGCTGTTCTCACATAATAAGACGCTGTATGCGGCGCAGTTTGGCAATGGTCTGTTCAAGTCCTCAGATGAGGGACTGAGCTGGAAAGATATTTCAGGAAATCTTCAGCTGCCGGGATTACCCCTCATATTTGCCAACAGCAAATATGTTTTTCTGGAAGAAGACGGCATTTTGTACCGCTCCTCAGATGACGGTGAAAGCTGGGAGAAATTTGAAATTCCTGTTGAGCCGCGCCTGAGTGCCTATAACGCATTAGCAGCCGACAGCCTCATTTTTCTTACGGGATTCAGTAAAGGTACGACAAAAATCAAAGTATACTCTGCAAATATAAACGGTACCGAGTGGAGAGATATTACGGCGGGGCTGCCCGATGGAATAATATTATTGCCAAATGCGCTGGCGGTAAAGGAAAACTGTTTATTCCTGGCAGCCGGTAGCAATCTGTGGAAGTACGATTTAACCCAGCTGCTTGCGTCGCAGCTGCTTGCGGTTGAAAACAATCCGCCGGCTGTAAACACTTACACACTCAGCCAGAACTATCCGAATCCGTTTAACCCGGCAACTACAATCAGCTACACAATACCCAAAGCATCACATGTAGAATTAAAAGTTTACGATATGCTTGGCCGTGAAGTTCAGACGCTTATGAGCATGGAACAGACAGCCGGAAGTTACAAGGTTCAGTTTGAGGCATCCCATCTTCCCAGCGGAATGTACATTTATGAAATCCGTGCCGGCAACTTTACAAAAAACGGAAAGATGCTCCTGTTAAAGTAA
- a CDS encoding transposase family protein, whose translation MPRIHGELKKLGFNISQSTVQRYIPKRNGRTTGRRWKTFLKNHSKEIISIDFLTVPTINFKLVHVLVVIEHNRRKVIHFNVTKNPTAEWTLQQIRNLLFDYDTPKYLIRDRDARYGSVFTNGVKNLGIQQIVTSYRSPWQNGYVERVIGSIKRECLDHVIILNEDHLKCVLSEYLSYYNKYRTHLGINKDSPEGRPVQVAGKIKKVPAVNGLHHVYFRQAA comes from the coding sequence GTGCCACGTATTCATGGAGAACTAAAGAAACTTGGATTCAACATCTCACAGTCAACTGTTCAAAGGTATATTCCTAAAAGAAATGGAAGAACAACAGGGCGGAGATGGAAAACATTCCTGAAGAACCACTCCAAAGAAATCATCTCCATTGATTTCCTTACTGTGCCGACAATTAATTTCAAGCTGGTTCATGTCCTTGTTGTAATAGAGCATAATAGACGAAAGGTTATTCACTTCAATGTCACGAAGAATCCAACAGCAGAGTGGACACTTCAGCAGATAAGGAATCTGCTCTTTGATTATGACACTCCGAAATATCTGATACGTGACCGTGATGCAAGATATGGCAGTGTCTTTACAAATGGAGTAAAGAATCTGGGAATTCAACAGATTGTAACATCCTACCGATCACCATGGCAGAACGGCTATGTTGAACGGGTAATAGGAAGCATTAAGAGAGAATGCCTGGATCATGTAATCATTCTGAATGAGGATCATTTGAAGTGTGTACTTTCTGAATACCTGTCCTATTATAATAAGTATAGAACTCACCTCGGAATCAACAAGGACTCACCTGAAGGAAGACCAGTTCAAGTTGCAGGAAAGATTAAGAAAGTTCCTGCTGTGAACGGGTTACACCACGTCTACTTCAGACAAGCTGCTTAA
- the ltrA gene encoding group II intron reverse transcriptase/maturase gives MKTKLEEIAAKALKETNLVFTSLTHHLRKEMIYDNLCHISKNSAVGIDGIGVETAKKDFDLWIGEMITSVHRKSYKPPAVRRVWIPKPGKAERRPIGIPSVADRALQRSVTAVLNAIYEQDFLNSSFGGRSGRSAHNALASLNSIVMGRKVNWVFEADLKNFFGSLDHGWLIRFVEHRVGDPRIISLIKRWLKAGVMEEGKFHASETGTPQGGSISVLLSNIYLHYVLDLWFEKAIKPRLKGECYLIRYIDDFIVCFQHKEDAVRFREVLEKRLAKFALELEPNKTRLVEFGRFAQGSTKGKGKKVETIYFLGFTHYCTRNRNGKFTVGRKTEKTRLRRSIKNITEKIKEIRHWKIIDQVKKINEILRGHYNYYGLGGNLSSLLKVYRRTERMWVKMLSSRSWRGRVKWEKYHEIKKSYPILRPKLHIPYEKMGQYAML, from the coding sequence ATGAAAACAAAACTGGAAGAAATAGCAGCGAAAGCTCTAAAGGAAACAAACTTAGTCTTTACATCACTAACACACCACCTGAGGAAAGAAATGATTTATGATAATCTATGTCATATTTCAAAGAATTCAGCAGTTGGTATAGATGGGATAGGTGTAGAAACTGCAAAGAAGGATTTTGACCTGTGGATAGGTGAGATGATAACTTCTGTTCACAGGAAAAGCTACAAGCCGCCAGCAGTACGCAGGGTGTGGATACCTAAGCCGGGCAAGGCTGAGAGAAGACCAATTGGAATTCCAAGTGTTGCAGACAGAGCACTTCAGAGAAGTGTAACTGCTGTATTAAATGCAATATACGAACAGGATTTCCTTAACTCATCTTTTGGAGGAAGGTCCGGCAGAAGCGCACACAATGCACTTGCCAGCTTAAACAGTATAGTGATGGGCAGGAAAGTAAACTGGGTGTTTGAGGCTGATTTGAAGAACTTCTTTGGGAGTCTGGACCATGGATGGCTAATCAGGTTTGTTGAACATAGAGTCGGAGACCCAAGAATAATCAGCCTCATTAAAAGATGGCTGAAAGCAGGAGTAATGGAAGAAGGTAAATTCCATGCAAGTGAGACGGGAACACCTCAGGGTGGATCAATCAGTGTTCTCCTGAGTAATATATACTTACATTATGTATTGGACTTATGGTTTGAAAAAGCCATAAAGCCAAGACTAAAAGGAGAGTGCTATCTCATCCGATACATTGATGATTTTATTGTATGCTTCCAGCATAAAGAAGATGCAGTAAGATTTCGTGAAGTATTGGAGAAAAGACTTGCGAAGTTCGCCTTGGAACTTGAACCAAACAAAACAAGACTTGTTGAGTTTGGAAGGTTTGCGCAAGGAAGTACAAAAGGGAAAGGCAAGAAAGTGGAGACTATCTATTTTCTGGGCTTTACTCACTATTGTACCAGAAACCGTAATGGAAAATTCACTGTAGGAAGAAAAACCGAAAAGACCAGGTTAAGAAGAAGTATTAAGAATATTACAGAAAAGATAAAGGAAATAAGGCACTGGAAAATAATAGATCAGGTAAAGAAAATAAATGAGATCCTTAGAGGTCATTACAACTACTATGGATTAGGAGGAAACCTAAGTTCATTACTCAAAGTTTACCGCAGAACCGAAAGGATGTGGGTTAAGATGCTAAGCAGCCGAAGCTGGAGAGGAAGAGTAAAATGGGAGAAATATCACGAGATAAAGAAATCGTATCCGATATTGCGTCCGAAGCTTCATATTCCATATGAGAAGATGGGACAATACGCAATGCTGTGA